A window of the Burkholderia sp. 9120 genome harbors these coding sequences:
- a CDS encoding CHASE2 domain-containing protein — protein sequence MSITPTRLSLDPRARLGRRAGRRFLIEWVAIGCLGIVVILLSSLGRLSASVDQLVYDRFLSLHAQPVLPDIVVVEIDNASVAQLGRWPWPRSVHARLLEQIAKAKPAAVIFDVLFTEANPEDAALARAIALSPTYLPVLLTAPDSAGHRSVAEPVAPLAQAAAGLGHINFEVDSDGIVRSVAQFEGDAQSRWPQLMVPAAQAVERGTLRLNDVRREGVKVESGAARTTASTAARTATPAQNQDSDDEGRFLIPFGPNAQSYTKLSFASVLSGDVPADQLRGRIVLIGVTASGLYDRFATPVSGELGPLPGVYIHANVLDTLLTGREIEPAEPWVLCAVSLVPLAALLAGFLVLSPRRSMLLTGALCALAAAGSAALLFGVRLWMSPVPAILGAVVVYPIWNWRRLEMTMAYLRGELQRLADEPHLLPETPSRGREFGGDVLEQHMALMAQAAQRVQDMKRFVWDSLDSMPEPILVSDVRGVVLIANHAAKAHFARLNAPAPEGRSMQAVLGGLTLVKTIDRDAATDADNNLLAHAQWPALLDPAHREFAGLMAQGVEVRDASECDYLLRYANCTNEQGETTGWIAGLVDVSALHAAERQREDALRLLSHDMRSPQASILALVEIERAREEPVLARGLLERIERYAQRALTLADDFVQLARAESQAYVLEPVSLTEMLIDASDEVWPQAHAKRITLQTVAGAGTQVQTEAEAEAEADADADAEADADADADADAEEGHWICADRSLMTRALVNILNNAVKYSPPDTRITCSLASLEPTSVPGGARRVSCTIRDEGYGIPMEQQAGLFERFRRFHETERPEVGGAGLGMAFVKTVVTRHGGDVAVVSAPGKGTAFTIELPALDDAQSEAFALPRA from the coding sequence TTGTCGATCACACCCACGCGTCTGAGCCTCGATCCGCGCGCCCGCCTGGGGCGGCGCGCCGGCCGCCGTTTCCTGATCGAATGGGTGGCGATCGGCTGCCTCGGCATCGTGGTGATTCTGCTCAGTTCACTGGGCCGGCTGAGTGCGAGCGTCGATCAGCTGGTCTACGACCGCTTTCTGAGCCTGCATGCGCAGCCCGTGCTGCCCGATATCGTGGTGGTCGAAATCGACAACGCGAGCGTGGCGCAACTCGGGCGCTGGCCGTGGCCGCGTAGCGTTCACGCGCGGCTGCTCGAGCAGATTGCCAAAGCCAAACCCGCCGCGGTGATCTTCGACGTGCTGTTCACCGAGGCCAATCCGGAAGACGCGGCACTGGCTCGCGCGATCGCGCTGAGTCCGACCTATCTGCCGGTGCTGCTCACCGCGCCGGACAGCGCGGGGCACCGTAGCGTGGCCGAGCCGGTCGCGCCGCTGGCGCAGGCGGCGGCGGGGCTCGGCCATATCAATTTCGAAGTGGACAGCGACGGTATTGTGCGCAGCGTCGCGCAATTCGAGGGCGACGCGCAGTCGCGCTGGCCGCAACTGATGGTGCCCGCCGCGCAGGCGGTCGAGCGCGGCACGCTGCGGTTGAACGATGTGCGGCGGGAAGGTGTGAAGGTGGAGAGCGGAGCCGCACGCACAACTGCAAGCACAGCCGCACGCACCGCAACGCCCGCCCAAAACCAGGACAGCGACGACGAAGGCCGCTTCCTTATCCCCTTCGGCCCGAACGCACAAAGCTATACGAAGCTCAGTTTCGCGAGCGTCCTCAGCGGCGACGTCCCGGCGGACCAGTTGCGCGGCCGCATCGTGCTGATCGGCGTGACCGCGTCCGGTTTGTACGACCGTTTCGCGACGCCGGTGTCCGGCGAACTGGGCCCGCTGCCCGGCGTGTATATCCACGCGAACGTGCTCGACACGCTGCTCACCGGCCGCGAGATCGAGCCGGCCGAGCCGTGGGTGTTGTGCGCGGTCTCGCTCGTGCCGCTCGCCGCGTTGCTGGCGGGGTTTCTGGTGTTGTCGCCGCGTCGCTCGATGTTGCTGACCGGCGCGCTGTGCGCGCTTGCCGCGGCCGGCAGCGCGGCCTTGCTGTTTGGTGTACGGCTCTGGATGTCGCCGGTCCCGGCGATTCTCGGCGCGGTGGTCGTGTATCCGATCTGGAACTGGCGACGCCTCGAAATGACGATGGCCTATCTACGCGGCGAACTGCAGCGTCTCGCGGACGAACCGCATCTGCTGCCGGAGACGCCGTCGCGCGGCCGCGAGTTCGGCGGCGACGTGCTGGAGCAGCACATGGCGCTGATGGCGCAGGCCGCGCAGCGCGTGCAGGACATGAAGCGTTTCGTGTGGGACAGCCTGGACAGCATGCCGGAGCCGATCCTCGTGAGCGATGTGCGCGGCGTCGTGCTGATTGCGAACCATGCGGCGAAAGCGCATTTCGCGCGGCTCAATGCGCCGGCGCCCGAAGGCCGTTCCATGCAGGCGGTGCTGGGCGGCCTGACGCTGGTCAAGACCATCGACCGCGACGCCGCCACGGACGCGGACAACAATCTGCTCGCGCACGCACAGTGGCCCGCGCTGCTCGATCCGGCGCACCGCGAGTTCGCCGGCTTGATGGCGCAGGGCGTCGAAGTGCGGGACGCGAGCGAGTGCGATTATCTTTTGCGCTACGCGAATTGCACGAACGAACAGGGTGAGACGACGGGGTGGATCGCGGGTCTCGTCGACGTGTCGGCGCTGCACGCGGCCGAGCGTCAGCGGGAAGATGCGTTGCGGCTGCTGTCGCACGATATGCGTTCGCCGCAGGCGTCGATTCTGGCGCTGGTGGAGATCGAGCGCGCCCGCGAAGAGCCGGTGCTTGCGCGTGGCTTGCTGGAGCGCATCGAGCGTTATGCGCAGCGGGCGCTGACGCTTGCCGACGACTTCGTGCAACTGGCGCGCGCCGAATCGCAGGCGTATGTGCTTGAGCCGGTGAGTCTGACTGAGATGCTGATCGATGCCAGCGACGAGGTCTGGCCGCAAGCGCACGCCAAACGGATCACGCTGCAAACGGTCGCCGGCGCGGGAACGCAAGTTCAAACGGAAGCGGAAGCGGAAGCGGAAGCCGACGCAGACGCAGACGCAGAGGCAGACGCAGACGCAGACGCAGACGCAGACGCAGAAGAAGGCCACTGGATCTGCGCCGACCGCTCGCTGATGACGCGTGCGCTGGTCAACATTCTGAACAACGCGGTCAAGTACAGCCCGCCTGACACGCGGATCACGTGCAGTCTCGCGAGCCTTGAACCGACGTCCGTACCCGGCGGCGCGCGACGCGTGTCGTGCACGATCCGCGACGAAGGCTACGGGATTCCGATGGAACAGCAGGCCGGCTTATTCGAGCGTTTCCGGCGCTTCCACGAGACGGAGCGGCCCGAAGTAGGCGGTGCGGGCTTGGGCATGGCCTTCGTGAAGACTGTCGTGACGCGCCATGGCGGCGATGTCGCGGTGGTCAGCGCGCCCGGCAAGGGCACGGCGTTCACGATCGAACTGCCGGCGCTCGACGACGCGCAATCCGAGGCCTTCGCGTTGCCGCGCGCCTGA
- a CDS encoding DUF4136 domain-containing protein, whose amino-acid sequence MVKAILISAALAAASLTGCAGLSADVHTVHATDAVAALQGERTYALARMPSQDASADHPQFESLLRDVLAKQGFAETPGKAARYLLSVAYDTRPAAIGVDVKDCVPGDCGHQPDAPFALFGGPAYRHALTLRFFERTTGQEVYKVSAVSSDRDADPLHAAPALVKSALAQLPFAEPADWHVKLREDETSGVPEVVSVKPLQP is encoded by the coding sequence ATGGTGAAAGCGATCCTGATCAGTGCCGCGCTGGCTGCGGCGAGTCTCACCGGTTGTGCGGGCCTGAGCGCCGACGTGCACACGGTCCACGCCACCGATGCCGTAGCGGCGTTGCAGGGCGAGCGGACCTATGCGCTCGCGCGCATGCCGTCGCAGGATGCCAGCGCGGATCATCCGCAATTCGAAAGCTTGCTGCGTGACGTGTTGGCGAAACAGGGCTTCGCCGAGACGCCGGGCAAAGCGGCGCGTTATCTGTTGTCGGTCGCGTACGACACCCGGCCGGCGGCGATTGGTGTCGACGTGAAGGATTGCGTGCCGGGCGACTGCGGCCATCAGCCGGACGCGCCGTTCGCGCTGTTCGGCGGTCCCGCCTACCGGCATGCGTTGACGCTGAGGTTTTTCGAGCGCACGACCGGCCAGGAGGTTTACAAGGTCAGCGCGGTCAGCAGCGATCGCGACGCCGATCCGTTGCACGCCGCGCCAGCGCTCGTGAAAAGCGCACTGGCGCAGTTGCCGTTCGCGGAGCCGGCGGACTGGCACGTGAAATTGCGCGAGGATGAAACCAGTGGCGTGCCGGAGGTGGTGTCGGTGAAGCCGTTGCAGCCGTAA
- the bluB gene encoding 5,6-dimethylbenzimidazole synthase, which produces MATPFNDSERDAVYRAIYERRDMRHFVRDPVDPAVLQRLLDAAHHAPSVGYMQPWRIARITDPALRTALHATVESERLATADALGKRREEFMKLKVEGMLECGELLVMALMDGRERHIFGRRTLPEMDLASVACAIQNMWLAARAEGLGMGWVSLFDVDTVRTLLHMPAGARPVAILCLGHVDRFYSEPMLETERWASRMPLAECVFENRWPEQGEGPVSGTE; this is translated from the coding sequence ATGGCAACGCCTTTTAACGATTCCGAGCGCGACGCCGTCTACCGCGCCATTTACGAACGCCGCGACATGCGCCACTTCGTGCGCGATCCGGTCGATCCGGCTGTGCTGCAACGTCTGCTCGACGCGGCGCATCACGCGCCGAGCGTCGGCTATATGCAGCCTTGGCGCATCGCGCGCATTACCGATCCCGCGCTGCGCACGGCGTTGCACGCCACCGTCGAAAGCGAACGGCTCGCCACCGCCGACGCACTCGGCAAGCGCCGCGAAGAGTTCATGAAGCTGAAAGTGGAAGGCATGCTGGAGTGCGGCGAACTGCTGGTGATGGCGCTGATGGACGGCCGCGAGCGGCATATTTTCGGCCGCCGCACGTTGCCGGAGATGGACCTCGCGTCAGTTGCGTGCGCGATCCAGAACATGTGGCTGGCCGCGCGGGCGGAAGGTTTGGGGATGGGCTGGGTGTCGCTGTTCGACGTCGACACGGTTCGCACGCTGCTGCATATGCCGGCGGGCGCGCGGCCGGTGGCGATTCTGTGTCTCGGCCACGTCGACCGGTTTTATAGTGAGCCGATGCTTGAAACCGAGCGCTGGGCGAGCCGTATGCCGCTCGCGGAATGCGTGTTTGAGAACCGCTGGCCGGAACAGGGAGAGGGTCCCGTCAGCGGGACGGAATGA
- a CDS encoding cobyrinate a,c-diamide synthase has protein sequence MSACPALFISAPASGQGKTTITAGLARYHRRQGRRVRVFKTGPDFLDPMILARASGAPVLSLDLWMVGEPACRALLAQAAAEADLILIEGVMGLFDGTPSSADLATAFGVPVLAVISAKAMAQTFGAVAFGLAQFRPQVPFYGVLANRVGSARHAQMLEEALPAGLRWCGHIAASDEIQLPDRHLGLHQAAEIDDLDARLDRAADTLAETALAALPPPVEFGPPTTAKLPRLLEGKTIAIARDAAFSFVYPANLTLLEALGARLAYFSPLADEALPPDADSLYLPGGYPELHAATLASNTRSAASIRAHAAAGKPVVAECGGMLYLLDQLTDTHGASTPMLGLLPGHATMQTRFTALGMQQLDGPHGALTGHTFHYSKLSTPLTPLHHATRPNSATSGEALYRHGAIVATYMHAYWPSNPAFTAALFHGNAF, from the coding sequence GTGTCCGCGTGCCCGGCGCTCTTCATCAGCGCGCCCGCCTCGGGTCAAGGCAAAACCACGATCACCGCGGGCCTCGCGCGCTATCACCGGCGCCAGGGACGGCGCGTGCGCGTGTTCAAGACCGGCCCGGACTTTCTCGATCCGATGATTCTGGCGCGCGCGAGCGGCGCGCCGGTGCTGTCGCTCGATCTGTGGATGGTCGGCGAGCCCGCGTGCCGCGCATTGCTCGCGCAGGCGGCGGCCGAAGCAGACCTGATCCTGATTGAAGGCGTGATGGGCCTGTTCGACGGCACGCCGAGCAGCGCCGATCTCGCCACCGCGTTCGGCGTGCCGGTGCTCGCGGTGATTTCGGCGAAGGCGATGGCGCAGACCTTCGGCGCGGTCGCCTTCGGTCTCGCGCAATTCCGGCCGCAGGTGCCGTTTTACGGCGTGCTCGCGAATCGCGTCGGCTCCGCGCGGCACGCGCAGATGCTTGAAGAGGCGTTGCCGGCCGGGCTGCGCTGGTGCGGCCACATTGCCGCCAGCGACGAAATCCAGTTGCCGGATCGCCACCTCGGTCTGCACCAGGCGGCTGAGATCGACGATCTGGACGCGCGCCTTGATCGCGCCGCTGACACGCTCGCCGAAACCGCGTTGGCCGCGCTGCCGCCGCCGGTCGAGTTCGGCCCGCCCACAACGGCCAAGCTACCGCGCCTGCTGGAAGGCAAAACGATTGCAATCGCGCGCGACGCCGCGTTCTCGTTCGTCTACCCGGCCAACCTCACGCTGCTGGAAGCACTCGGCGCGCGGCTCGCCTACTTCTCGCCGCTTGCCGACGAAGCCCTCCCGCCAGACGCCGATTCCCTCTACCTGCCAGGCGGCTATCCGGAACTGCACGCGGCGACGCTCGCCAGCAACACGCGCAGCGCGGCAAGCATTCGCGCACACGCGGCGGCCGGCAAACCGGTCGTCGCCGAATGCGGCGGCATGCTGTACCTGCTCGACCAGCTCACCGACACGCACGGCGCGAGCACGCCGATGCTCGGCCTGCTGCCCGGTCACGCGACGATGCAAACACGCTTCACCGCGCTCGGCATGCAACAGCTCGACGGCCCGCACGGCGCGCTGACCGGCCACACGTTTCACTACTCGAAGCTGAGCACACCGCTCACGCCGTTGCACCACGCCACGCGGCCGAACAGCGCGACATCGGGCGAAGCCCTATATCGCCACGGCGCCATCGTGGCAACCTATATGCACGCTTACTGGCCCTCCAACCCGGCCTTCACGGCCGCCCTGTTCCATGGCAACGCCTTTTAA
- the cobO gene encoding cob(I)yrinic acid a,c-diamide adenosyltransferase gives MKTDPESHQRMTERRREGHEKKQAQATVEKGLLIVNTGTGKGKTTAAFGMAVRVLGHGMRLGVVQFIKGALHTSERDFLGAIAHCDFVTMGDGYTWNTQNRDADIATARKGWDEARRMIESGDYQMVILDELNTVLKYEYLPLDEVLAVLNARAGLLHVVVTGRHAPDALIEAADLVTEMRIVKHPYREQGVKAQRGVEF, from the coding sequence ATGAAAACCGATCCCGAATCCCATCAACGGATGACCGAGCGCCGGCGCGAAGGTCACGAAAAGAAACAGGCTCAGGCTACTGTCGAAAAAGGTCTGCTGATCGTCAACACCGGCACCGGCAAAGGCAAAACCACGGCCGCGTTCGGCATGGCCGTGCGCGTGCTGGGCCACGGCATGCGGCTGGGCGTCGTGCAGTTCATCAAGGGTGCGTTGCATACGTCGGAGCGCGACTTCCTCGGCGCGATCGCCCACTGCGATTTCGTCACGATGGGCGACGGCTATACGTGGAACACGCAGAATCGCGACGCCGACATCGCCACCGCGCGCAAAGGCTGGGACGAAGCGCGCCGGATGATCGAAAGCGGCGATTACCAGATGGTGATCCTCGACGAACTGAACACCGTCCTCAAGTACGAATACCTGCCGCTCGACGAAGTCCTCGCCGTGTTGAACGCCCGCGCCGGGCTGCTGCATGTGGTCGTGACCGGCCGTCACGCGCCGGACGCGCTGATCGAAGCCGCCGACCTCGTCACCGAAATGCGCATCGTCAAGCATCCGTACCGCGAGCAAGGCGTGAAAGCGCAGCGCGGCGTGGAGTTTTAA
- a CDS encoding cobalamin biosynthesis protein, with translation MNRAWLSVGIGCRLHSSAEQIEAAVRVALGTYRFDQIRVVASIDSKSREAGLLDFCTRHALPLAFFSREQIAAVPVETYSAAAKNHLGVDGVCEPCALLAAAGEPTASRARLTVRKTIHAGVTVAIATSTDHAIQPQDLP, from the coding sequence ATGAACCGCGCGTGGCTAAGTGTCGGCATCGGCTGCCGCTTGCATAGTTCGGCCGAACAGATCGAAGCAGCCGTGCGCGTCGCGCTCGGCACGTATCGGTTCGATCAGATCCGGGTCGTCGCATCGATCGACAGTAAATCCCGGGAAGCCGGCTTGCTTGATTTCTGCACACGCCATGCGTTGCCGCTGGCTTTCTTCAGCCGTGAGCAGATCGCGGCGGTGCCGGTAGAAACCTACTCGGCAGCGGCAAAAAACCATCTCGGCGTGGACGGCGTGTGTGAGCCATGCGCGCTGCTGGCTGCGGCGGGCGAACCGACCGCGTCGCGAGCCCGCCTTACCGTACGTAAAACGATTCATGCCGGTGTCACCGTGGCGATCGCCACCTCCACCGACCACGCCATCCAACCCCAGGACCTGCCATGA
- the cobW gene encoding cobalamin biosynthesis protein CobW produces the protein MQTQMRKIPVTIVTGFLGSGKTTLLRHILQHAGGKRIAVIVNEFGELGIDGEILKGCGIGCDENGVETEGQLYELANGCLCCTVQEEFFPVMEKLVERRGQIDHVLIETSGLALPKPLVQAFNWPQIKNSFTVDAVVTVVDGPAAASGQFADNPVAVDAQRQADPNLDHESPLHELFEDQLSAADLVILNKTDLLDDAQQGAVEAVIREEIPPQVKIVRAHMGQLDLHTLLGLEAASEETIHLRHDHHGSAEDADHHHDEFDSVVVQADAPSREAVIAALQSLVETNTIYRVKGFAALPGAPMRLVIQGVGRRFDSYFDRRWQTGEGGRSRFVLIGEDLDQAALQRAFDVALGVASSHEAHQA, from the coding sequence ATGCAAACTCAAATGCGCAAGATTCCCGTCACCATCGTCACGGGCTTTCTCGGCAGCGGCAAGACCACGCTGCTGCGGCACATTCTTCAGCATGCGGGCGGCAAGCGCATCGCGGTGATCGTCAACGAGTTCGGCGAGCTCGGTATCGACGGCGAAATCCTCAAGGGTTGCGGCATCGGTTGCGACGAAAACGGCGTCGAAACGGAAGGCCAACTGTATGAACTGGCGAACGGCTGCCTGTGCTGCACCGTGCAGGAAGAGTTCTTTCCGGTGATGGAAAAGCTCGTGGAACGGCGCGGCCAGATCGATCACGTGCTGATCGAAACCTCCGGCCTCGCGTTGCCCAAGCCGCTCGTGCAGGCGTTCAACTGGCCGCAGATCAAGAATAGCTTCACCGTCGACGCGGTGGTCACGGTGGTGGACGGCCCGGCTGCTGCGAGCGGCCAGTTCGCCGACAATCCGGTTGCTGTGGACGCGCAGCGCCAGGCCGATCCGAATCTCGATCACGAATCGCCGCTGCACGAACTGTTCGAAGACCAGTTGTCCGCGGCCGATCTGGTGATTCTGAACAAGACCGATCTGCTCGACGACGCGCAGCAAGGCGCGGTCGAGGCCGTGATCCGCGAAGAGATTCCGCCGCAAGTGAAGATCGTGCGCGCACATATGGGGCAGCTCGATCTGCATACGTTGCTCGGGCTCGAAGCGGCGTCGGAAGAAACGATCCATTTGCGCCACGACCACCATGGGTCCGCCGAGGACGCCGATCACCATCACGACGAATTCGATTCGGTGGTCGTGCAGGCGGACGCGCCGTCGCGCGAAGCGGTGATCGCCGCGTTGCAGTCGCTCGTCGAAACCAACACGATTTACCGCGTGAAGGGTTTCGCGGCGCTGCCGGGCGCGCCGATGCGGCTGGTGATTCAGGGCGTGGGCCGCCGCTTCGACAGCTATTTCGATCGACGCTGGCAGACCGGCGAAGGCGGCCGCAGCCGCTTCGTGCTGATCGGCGAAGACCTCGACCAGGCCGCGCTGCAACGCGCGTTCGATGTTGCGCTGGGCGTCGCGTCCAGCCACGAAGCGCACCAGGCGTAA